CGTACCATTGCACGAGCCATATGTCGTGCGAGAATCCGTTGCCCAGGATCAGCCACGGCCACGAGAATTCGCCGACCGTATACCAGTATTCCGTTGCGATCCACCCGGCAATGAGCAAGGTGTATGCCAGCGCCTTCGGCCCTTTCTTCGCGACGGTGTGGAACAACATGAAGGCGATCATGTTGAGCGTCGTTGAGGCGAGCGTCGCGGCCACGGGCCCCACCGGGGTGGCGTTCCATATCCACCAGACGGTCGAGATGTTCCACAGCGCGAAGGTCAGCGCCGCCCAGCCGAACATGCGCCACCACGAGCGGCGCGTCTGGTCGTACGATGCGCTGATCCACAGCAGCGGGATCATGGCGAAGGGCAGCGTGAGCCCTGTCATGCCGAGCCAGCCCGGGGAGAGCAGGACGACCGAGAGGATTACCGCCGCTAATCTACGAAACATGGTGTGTGATTTTTACGTCGGCAAAAGTAGTCAAATGAGCGCAGATTTCAAAATATTTCATACTTTTGTCTAAATAACTAAATAACCCGGATATAATGAAGAAATTTGCCTTTTTATTGTTCTCGGCGGCAGCCGTGCTGTGCTGGGGGTGCAGCACGCCGCCCGCGGAGGGTTACAGCATCGTCGACGGCGTGATCGTATTCGACGTCCCGGCCCGTGCCGAGGGCCAGCATTCCGTTTTGCGGCTGACGGTCGACCCGATCCCGGTCGTACGCGTGGGTTTCATCGGGCTGGGTATGCGCGGCCCGGGCGCCGTGGAACGCTTCGCCAACATCGACGGGGTCGAGATCGTGGCGCTCTGCGACCTCTACCCCGAGCGTGTCGACAAGTCGCAGGAGATCCTCGCCGGACATAACCTCCCGGCTGCTGCCCCGTACAGCGGGGAGGAGGGGTGGAAGGAACTTTGCCGGCGCGATGACATCGACCTGGTTTACATCTGCACCCCGTGGCAGCTGCACGTCCCGATGGCGGTTTATGCCATGGAGCACGGCAAGCATGTCGCCGTCGAAGTCCCAGCCGCCATGTCGCTCGACGAGTGCTGGCAACTGGTCGACACTGCCGAGAAGACACAGCGCCACTGCATGATGCTCGAGAACTGTGTCTACGACTTCTTCGAGCTGACGACGCTCAACATGGCCCAGCACGGGCTGTTCGGCGAGATACTCCACACCGAAGGCTCCTATATTCATAACCTCGAACCCTACTGGGATTATTACCAGGGCAACTGGCGCCTCGACTTCAACCAGTCGCACCGCGGCGACGTCTATGCCACGCACGGCCTCGGCCCGGCCTGCCAGCTGCTGGATATCCACCGCGGCGATAAGATGAACTACCTCGTGGCGATGGATACCAAGTCGGTCAACGGCCTGAAGCTCGCCAAGGAGAAGATGGGTGCCGAGACCTTCGCCAATGCCGACCAGACGCTGACGCTCATCAAGACCGAGCGGGGACGCACGATCCTGCTCGAACACAACGTCTATACGCCCCGTCCTTACAGCCGCATGTACCAGCTTACGGGCACCGAGGGCTTCGCCAATAAATACCCGGTCGAGGGCTATGCGTTCCGTCCCGAGCAAATCGCCGGCGAGGAGATTCCCGACCACGAGAATCTGAGCGAGCATTCGTTCATCCCCCAGGCGGCGAAGGCGGCGCTGATGGAGCGTTACAAGCATCCGATCGCCCGGGACATCGAGGAGAAGGCCCGCCGCGTGGGCGGCCACGGCGGCATGGATTTCATCATGGACTATCGCCTCGTTTACTGCCTGCAGCATGGCCTGCCGCTCGATCAGGACGTTTACGACGCTGCCGAATGGTCGTGCATCGGGTCGCTGACCGCGGCGTCGCTCGAACACAACAGTATGCCGGTCGCCGTGCCCGACTTCACGCGCGGCGACTGGGACAAGGTGGACGGGTTCCGTCATGCCATGGCACAGTAAAAACCGCTTATGACATACCGAAAAGCCGGACATTTCGTCCGGCTTTTTTCGTTTGTGGCAGCGCCTTTGCAGTCCGTGTCATAAACTTTAAAACGGTTTGTTATGGATCATCTGAAGGAAGCTCCGGATTATTTGCAGGACGACCACCTGTCGCGGGGAACCAAAGCTTATCTGAAAGTGTTGAACGGCGGCGCTCCCGTCGAATCGTTGCCGGTCGGGGAGGCCCGTCGCGTCCTGACCGATGTGCAGGCGGCCGTGCATGTCGATCTGTCGGGCATCGAGGAGTCCGAACGGACGGTCGAAAGCGAAGGGCATACGCTGCGCCTGAACCTCGTCCGCCCTTCGGGGGCGGGGCGTGTGCATCTCCCGGCGTTCGTGTTCATCCACGGCGGGGGCTGGGTGCTGGGCGACTATCCCACCCACAGGCGGTTGGTGCGCGACCTTGTCGTGGAGTCGGGTTGTGCGGCGGTATTCGTCAACTATACGCCTTCGCCCGAGGCGCATTTTCCGAAGGCTGTCGAGGAGGTCTATGCCGCAGTGAAATGGGTGGCCGAAAACGGCCGGGAGATCGGGGTCGACGGCAGCCGGCTGGCGCTGGCGGGCAACAGCGTCGGCGGTAACATGTCGCTTGCGGCGGCGCTCGTGGCCGAGGATCACGGCGGGCCGCGGCTGCGCACGCTCGTGCTGATGTGGCCCGTGACCGATGCGGGGTATGACTGGGATTCGTATGTGAAATACGGCCGCCAGCGGTTCCTGACCGCGCCGTTGATGAAATGGATGTTCGGCAAGTACGTTTCAGACCCGGCTCAGCGCGGCAACGACCTCATGTCACCCGTGCGGGCCTCTGCGGAACGGCTGCGGGGATTGCCTCCGACGCTGATCGCCGTTGCCGAGAACGACATCCTGCGCGACGAGGGCGAGGCGATGGGGCGTCGTCTGGACGAGGCGGGCGTCGAAGTGACGACCGTGCGCTTCAACGGCGTGGTACACGATTGGGGGATGCTCAACGGGTTCGCCGCGTTGCATCCGACGCGCACGCTGATACGGCTGGCAGGCTCCGTATTGCGGGAGTATCTGAAAAAATAGGGTTCGGGCCGCACCGGAGATTGTGCCGCGCTGCACTCAAACAGGCGGGCGGTGCTCAACAGGCTGACGGTGTTCCAAGAAGGGCGGGCCGGGCCGATTTCCGGGGCGGGTCAGTGCCGGACGCTCCCCCGTGAGAGGATATCCTCGAAATAGGCGATGGTCTTTACCAGTCCGTCGCGCAGCTGGATCGTGGGTTCCCAGTCGTTGAGCATCTTGCGGGCCAGCGAGATGTCGGGTTTGCGCTGCTGCGGGTCGTCCGACGGCAGGGGCATGTGTACGATCTTCGACTTCGAACCCGTGAGTTCCAGGACGATGGCTGCCAGTTCGTTGATGGTGAATTCATTGGGGTTGCCTATGTTGACCGGGCCCGTGAAATCGTCGGGCGTATCGTCCATCAGGCGGATCATCCCTTCGACCAGGTCGTCGATATACTGGAACGAGCGGGTTTGTTCACCGTCGCCGTAGATTGTGATCGGTTCGTTGCGCAATGCCTGGACGATGAAATTCGAGACTACGCGGCCGTCGTTGATGTCCATCTTGGGGCCGTAGGTATTGAAAATACGGACGATTTTCACCGGGATGCCGTGTTCGCGGTAGTAGCTCATGAAGAGCGATTCGGCACAGCGTTTGCCCTCGTCGTAGCACGAGCGCAGTCCCAGCGGGTTCACGTGGCCCCAGTAATCCTCGGTCTGCGGATGTACCAGCGGGTCGCCGTATACTTCCGAGGTCGAAGCCTGCAAGACCTTGGCGCGGTTGTAACGCGCCATGCCGAGCATGTTCATCGCACCGATGACCGAAGTCTGCGTCGTCTTAACCGGATCGTGCTGGTAGTAGATCGGCGAGGCGGGGCAGGCGAGGTTGTAGATCTCCTCGACCTCCGCCATGTAGGGGTAGATTATATCGTGCCTTATGACTTCGAAATTGGGGTGTTTCAGCAGGTGCCGGATGTTGCTTTTGTGACCGGTAAAATAGTTGTCGATGCAGATTACGTCGTTTCCTTCACCAAGCAGCCTTTCGCATAGGTGCGAACCGATGAATCCGGCACCGCCGGAGATTAAAACCCTCTTCATTCCAATTTGCGTCTTTTTTGATCGTCAAATATACTAAATATATTTTGAAAAGCATATCTTTGTACGCGCAAATCGCTTAAATAGTGAACAAAATGGGTTGCAAAGCCGTTTCTATTCTTTTTTATGGTATTTCGGTGGTGCTCACCGGGCTGCTTCTGGTCGCCGCCGTCCTGTGCCGGTATGCTTCGTCCGTCTCCCCCGGGGAGGGCGGATTCTGGGCGACGCTCGCCTTGCTCATGCCGGTCGTGCTGCTGGCCAACGTGGTTGCGCTGGTCTGGTGGACGGTTCGCCGCAAATGGATTGTCCTGCTGATGCCACTGGTCGCGCTGGTGCTCAACCTGGGGTATATTTCGGCCATGGTACAGCTTCCCGATTTCAAGGACTCGGGTGACCCGCACGACATCCGCATCGCCACGCTCAACGTAAACGGATTCCGCAGGCTGGGTTCCATGCCCGCTACGGCCAGGGCCATCGCCGGCATGATGAACCGCGAGCAGGTCGACGTGCTTTGCCTGCAGGAGTTTATGGACAGCAGGGAATTCCCGGCCGACAGCATCGGGAAGGTCTTTGCCCCGCGGATGCCCTATTTCCTGCATGAGGGCAGTGCGGCCCTGGTCAGCCGATATCCCGTTCTCGATCATAAATACGTCCGGTTTGCCGATACGAGCAACGACTACCTGCGTGCCGACCTGCTCGTCGTCGGCGATACGGTGCGACTCTTCGCTGTCCACCTCCAGACTTCGGGCATTGCCCAGCTCAGGCACCGGTTCCGGAAGGATTACGACCGCGACGCCCCCGTCGAGCAAATCTTGGGCGAGCTGGAACACAACAGTAGTATCCGTGCCGGGCAGGTAGGTGAAATCCGTGCCGAAATGGATGCTTCGCCCTATCCGGTGATCCTTGCGGGCGACTTCAACGATACGCCTTCGTCCTATACCTACCGTACGATGAAGGGGGACATGACCGACGGTTTCCGTGACAGCGGGAGCGGTTACGGCGGTACTTTCCGCTATCTGGGAGGGGTACTGCGCATCGACTACATCTTTTACGACGACGCTTTCGAGGGCATCCGTTATTACATGCCTCCGGAAGATGTCAGCGACCACAAGGCCGTGGTCGCTGAACTGCGGTTCAGGTAGCGGACGCAATCGTCACGCTGCCGTCATGTCTTTTTCCCGGGATCAGCGGGCCTCCTGTGCCTCGGCCACGCCGCACTTTTTCATCTCGTTGCGGCCATGGAATACCGGGTAGTACATCAGTTCGGCACGCGCCGGGTTGAGGCGGTAGGAGCCCGTATAGCGGGGCAGGAGCCTGACGGTGAAGGTATGCGTCCCCTTGCGGAGCTTGTTGCAGAAGACGGCGACCTTCTCCTTGTAGTATTCCCGGTGCGCCTCTTTCCAGAAATCGCCTTTCTCTTTCGAGTCGTAGGAACAGCCCGCGGGGATCGGGATCTCGACCATGACGTATTCGGCGTCGGAATCGGCCGTTACGGTTGCCACCAGTTCGACGCGCTCCCCGGCATGGAGTGTTGTCACGGGCTTGCCGTTCTTGCGGAACCGGGTCGAAACCGAGAAGCCTTCGGCCGCAGGCTCCGGTTTGTCGTTCCAGGCTTGTTGGTAGGCTGTGAAGAATACGGGCATGGAACCCTCTTTGCGGACGGTTATCTCCTTTCCGGGCTCGTATGTCCGGGTAAGCGGGAATTTGCCGAACCGTTGTCCGTCGATCGTCAGGCTCGCTTCGCGGAATGTGCCGCCGTCCTTCTCCAGCATGTCGGGCATGATGGTTTCCACGATCCGCGACGATTCGTAGGTGTTGCGCCACGAACCGCTTTTACGCTGTTCGAAGAAGTAGTTGCGGATCTTTTCCAACTCGGCCTTGCGGTTGCCCGCGGCGCGCAGGATGCGGTATGCCGTGAGCGTGTTTTCGACGTCGCTCATGTCCGGCTGCGCGAACCTGCGGAGCGTCGGTTCCCGCGGTGTTTTGTCGCGCCAGTACAACGACCCCATCATGGTTCGGGAGGCAAGAGCCAGCAGCGAATCCGCGGCGGGCATCCCATCAGGGGCGAACTGTTGCAGCATTTCCGCCGTCCGGAGCCGGTTGCCGAGCGTCGCGTCGGGGATCGACGCGATGAAAGCGCAGTAGCGCGGGTAGTCGATCCTGGCGTCCAGCTTGCGGAGAAGCCCCACCAGCGAGAGCAGTTCGTTTTTCCGCATTCCCGTCGAGTCGGATGCCGCCGCCGGCATACGGCGGTTCAGGCCAGCCAGCAGCGCGTCCGTCAGTGCCTGCCGGTCGAGGCCGGTCTTATAACCCTCCGTTTCGGCGTCGAGAAGTGCCTCCACGACCTGCTGCGATATCCACAGCTCGGTCTGTTCCCGATTCCACCACCCCCATAACTTGCCATCGTTCTGGTTGGCCGCCAGTTTGCGGAGCAGGTTCGTGACCTTGTCGTCGTCCTTGAATTTCCGTCCGAACAGGGTGTATATCCGTTTTTTCGAGAGCAGCGCCTTGACCTTCGAAGCCATCTGCTCGTTGCAGAGGTGGGGGTAGAGGTCGATGTTTTCGATCTCGTCGAGGAATGCCTGCATGGCCGATGCCTCGGCGTGGATCGTCACGGTGCCCAGCGCCGGGTCGGGCGTGAACCGCAGGGCCGCGGTGTCGTTGAGGACGGCGAACTCCCCGTGGGTTTCCAGGATTCCGGCCTTGTAGATCGGGATCGCACGCCGCTCCCCGTCGAAATAGCCTCCGGGCGTCGTCAGCGAGTAGACGATCCGGATGCTGTCGGCATCCCCTGCGACGGCGGGTATTGCGTCCGTATGCGAGGTGGCGATGCGGATTTGCTTCTCGGCCGTCCGTCCGTCGGTTTCGATCGTGCGGCGTACGGACAAGGTGTCGCCGGTGTGGTTGGTCAGCCGTCCGGCAGCATTGAGGCTGTCGCCCGCGATGGCGAAGCGGGGGACGGAGAGTTGGGCGTTGAGCGGCTTGTACGATTTTATGCGCAGATGCTTCCTGTCCGCCTGCCTGCGGCCACCGACGGCGATGAAGTTGGCGTCCCAGCTGGTGATGTCGTCCGGATAGGTCACTTCGAAAGTCAGCCGCCCTGCTTTGTCGATCGTCAGGCGGGGCTTCCAGAATGCGTCGTCATGGAAATCGGTGCGCAGCGTGTTCGGCATACCGGCCTCGAGCGGGAATCCGTCGCCGCCCGCCGCGTTCCGGTCGGAGGTTTCAATGAAGATGATCCCGTTTGCGGCCCTCGCCCCGTAGATTGCGGTGTTCGCGTCCCTGACGAGGTTCATCGACAGGATGCTTCCCCGGTCGAAGTCCGACAGTGCCCCGTCGTAGGGTACGCCGTTCACGACGATCATCGGGGCCTGACCGGCGATTGTGCCCGCTCCCCGCACCTGTATCCCGGCGGCCATGCCCGCGAGCGTGCTGGGGAGCGTTTCCGTCTGCTCGTCGAATTCCGCGAATGCCACTTCCGTTGTGACCGTTGCGGAATTGGCCCTGCTTCCCACCACGGCCCTCTTTCCGGACTTCCCGTAAGCTACGACCACGACTTCGTCCAGCGCGTTGTAATCTTCCTCCAGGACGATGTTATAGTCGTAGCCGGAGATCAGTTTGGTGGCGAAATTCCGGTAGCCGATATAACTGACGACGAGCGTTCCCCGTCCCGTGTCCGAGAGGGTGAATTTCCCGGCCGTATCCGTGACAGTCCCGGTGTCAGTCACGTCGATCTGCACCGATGCCCCGGCAATGGGTTCTCCATCCGGGTCGCGCACGGTGCCTGTGACAACTTTGCCCGTCAGGTTGGCTTCGCTGATGCGCCCCGGGTTTCGCAACGGGTTGTCCCGCTCCGCCTCCGCGGGCTTGTAGTCGGCCAGCGGTGCCGCGGGGCGCGATACGCGCAACATCCTTTCCAGTTTCCCGAACAGCGCGCGGCTGCGGTCGTCGGCCGGTTCCTTTACGAGCGAATCCATCCGCAGGTAGTTGATGCCGCCCTTTCGCAGCCTTATCGTGGCCGAACAGCGGGTCGTATCCCTGAAGATGAGGTCTACCCGGAGGTTCCCCTCCGGCAGCCTGTCGATTTCGGTCGTCGTGCCGTAGTAGAGCCTGCTGGCGGGGTACTTGCCCGTCGATTGCAGGAGCACCATGATCGGCTGTGCCCTTGTGCCGTCCGCCAGTTTGCCTGGGGCGAGTTGCAGGCGGCAGCTGTCCATGAGCGAGATCGGCGGGACGGCCGAGATCAGCCCCGATTCGTTTTCGACCATGTCGGCGAGCCGCCGCCTGAATATGCCGCGGATCGATTCGGCCGTAAGCGCGTCCTGCCCGAAGCAGACCGCCTGCGTGAAAGGTTCGAGCTGCCTCTGGATCGGGTTCTGCTCCCAACTCTGCTGTTTCAGGTAGTTGTTCCGAATGTCGTAACGGTAGCCGCCCTCGATTTCGAAACTGTTGACCGCAAGTGTGTCCGAATAGAGCGTGCCGACCTGTATGCCCCCGGTGGTGAATCCCCGGTAGGGGAACGGCCCGGCCAGGATTGCCGCTTCGGCCTGCGGCCTGTACCGGCGGGTCTGCTTCTGCGTGCCGTTGAGGTAGTAGCAGACCCCGCCGGCGTTGATAATGCCCGGCAGTTCGGTTTCAACGGAGTAGGAGGATTGCCTGTCCGGCTGTCCCGTGAGCAGGGTCGCTTTCCCGAAGGTGTTGTCGACCGTAATCATGTGCCGTGTCAGCAGCGCCGTCTCGCACTGCGTGAGCATGCCTTTCTCTTTCCGGTCGTATTCCCTGACGGAGATCCGCACGGGACGGTTGTCCCCGGGGGCCTCCCCGGGTCGCACTGCGGATTGTCCGCCGTCTACCGAAACGATGGTCTTCAGCCCCTCGCCCGCATAGACGTTCTCGACGGTCACCTCCCTGTCGTAGGTGCGCAGCCGCAGCGTGTGCAGCCCCGGCCATATCGGGAAGCTGTACGGCGTCAGTTGCTGCGCCTGTTTGAAATAGTGGGGCTGTTCGTCGATCCACAGAACATGGATGCCCTGCACCTCCCCGTCGACGACCACATAGGGGGATAGCTGGGTGAGTCTTCCGGGGGCCTCCTCGGCATAGGCGTAGAACGGTTCCGGGTAGAGGAATTTGTAGTATTCGATCGAATCCAGTCCCATGCGCTGCCGCCACAGCGGCCAGTCCATCCCGGTGCGGATGTTGAAGAGGAACTCTTCGTCGGCCTCGTAGTTCTTCGGGGTGATGGTCTTTCCCGACGCCGACTTCCCGTATATCGCCACTGCCGGCGGCAGGGCTTCGAATTTCGAGGTGAACGCATAGGCCGTCACGTCGGCATTTTTCACCGGGCGTCCCTTGCGGTCTTTGACCGCCACTTCGACCTTTGCGCTCTGTCCGGGATAGACGGTCGCCGCCGTCGTTACCTCCATCGAGATGTTTTTCTCCGTGAAGGGCAGTTCGCCGCGTATCGTCCGGGCATTCTCGCCCTGCAGGTAGGCTATCTGCATCGAATAGCCCTTGCGGCCGTTGTCCTTGCGCGCGAAGTCGAGTTCGGTGGCATACCCTTTGGCAATCGTCTTGTCCCCCATGCAGATCGTGTACCAGAACGGGAATTTCGCGGGGTTGTCCACCACCAGCCGGACGGTGCCGTCCCGGCGGAAGAAGCGGTGCCCGATCAGTTCGCCCGGCAGTTTTCCGACCTCGATGTCCTCCGATGCCGTGGCGCTCTGCACCTCGTATTCGCTGACGATCCACGACAGCGGCACACTGCAGGGCAATGTGACCGAATCCTGCCATACGATCCCGTATTCCGGGTTGTAGGCGGTTACCAGGGCACGGCTTTCGACGCTTTTGCC
This Alistipes onderdonkii DNA region includes the following protein-coding sequences:
- a CDS encoding UDP-glucuronic acid decarboxylase family protein: MKRVLISGGAGFIGSHLCERLLGEGNDVICIDNYFTGHKSNIRHLLKHPNFEVIRHDIIYPYMAEVEEIYNLACPASPIYYQHDPVKTTQTSVIGAMNMLGMARYNRAKVLQASTSEVYGDPLVHPQTEDYWGHVNPLGLRSCYDEGKRCAESLFMSYYREHGIPVKIVRIFNTYGPKMDINDGRVVSNFIVQALRNEPITIYGDGEQTRSFQYIDDLVEGMIRLMDDTPDDFTGPVNIGNPNEFTINELAAIVLELTGSKSKIVHMPLPSDDPQQRKPDISLARKMLNDWEPTIQLRDGLVKTIAYFEDILSRGSVRH
- a CDS encoding alpha/beta hydrolase, translating into MDHLKEAPDYLQDDHLSRGTKAYLKVLNGGAPVESLPVGEARRVLTDVQAAVHVDLSGIEESERTVESEGHTLRLNLVRPSGAGRVHLPAFVFIHGGGWVLGDYPTHRRLVRDLVVESGCAAVFVNYTPSPEAHFPKAVEEVYAAVKWVAENGREIGVDGSRLALAGNSVGGNMSLAAALVAEDHGGPRLRTLVLMWPVTDAGYDWDSYVKYGRQRFLTAPLMKWMFGKYVSDPAQRGNDLMSPVRASAERLRGLPPTLIAVAENDILRDEGEAMGRRLDEAGVEVTTVRFNGVVHDWGMLNGFAALHPTRTLIRLAGSVLREYLKK
- a CDS encoding endonuclease/exonuclease/phosphatase family protein encodes the protein MGCKAVSILFYGISVVLTGLLLVAAVLCRYASSVSPGEGGFWATLALLMPVVLLANVVALVWWTVRRKWIVLLMPLVALVLNLGYISAMVQLPDFKDSGDPHDIRIATLNVNGFRRLGSMPATARAIAGMMNREQVDVLCLQEFMDSREFPADSIGKVFAPRMPYFLHEGSAALVSRYPVLDHKYVRFADTSNDYLRADLLVVGDTVRLFAVHLQTSGIAQLRHRFRKDYDRDAPVEQILGELEHNSSIRAGQVGEIRAEMDASPYPVILAGDFNDTPSSYTYRTMKGDMTDGFRDSGSGYGGTFRYLGGVLRIDYIFYDDAFEGIRYYMPPEDVSDHKAVVAELRFR
- a CDS encoding Gfo/Idh/MocA family protein; the encoded protein is MKKFAFLLFSAAAVLCWGCSTPPAEGYSIVDGVIVFDVPARAEGQHSVLRLTVDPIPVVRVGFIGLGMRGPGAVERFANIDGVEIVALCDLYPERVDKSQEILAGHNLPAAAPYSGEEGWKELCRRDDIDLVYICTPWQLHVPMAVYAMEHGKHVAVEVPAAMSLDECWQLVDTAEKTQRHCMMLENCVYDFFELTTLNMAQHGLFGEILHTEGSYIHNLEPYWDYYQGNWRLDFNQSHRGDVYATHGLGPACQLLDIHRGDKMNYLVAMDTKSVNGLKLAKEKMGAETFANADQTLTLIKTERGRTILLEHNVYTPRPYSRMYQLTGTEGFANKYPVEGYAFRPEQIAGEEIPDHENLSEHSFIPQAAKAALMERYKHPIARDIEEKARRVGGHGGMDFIMDYRLVYCLQHGLPLDQDVYDAAEWSCIGSLTAASLEHNSMPVAVPDFTRGDWDKVDGFRHAMAQ
- a CDS encoding carboxypeptidase-like regulatory domain-containing protein, with the protein product MKYCSTILVGLLCTAACLAQTPLPESRRTSPEIFIYKPDARDLRELHVKGKAPDEGMLHTFVGKYTASGKIPQLPRGNYLRVWTDGNKLVYGDHVVDNFYYRLVRDEQVMLILCDTLGNIIDDAVVRRGSKRMKYDPGTCTYNLPRIRGEEATVEVNNDGVLHYITIGNEPDYTYRPGFLKTAWGKVKTAFKRVFAPGKLPARDKYDGFVVFSKPRYKPGETVKFKAHINRKGKPLDGKVDVALVSYYSPSIDTTLVSLAPYRPGMYEWEFRLSDSLRLRLDKDYTLRFRTGDKHANDITGRFRYEEYELGKLTFTARADKQKYARGDTVRISLSAVDENNMPVYDGRVKVLVKPARYMGCKFLARTAFVPDRLWEHTFDMEGKSTKEIILSDSIFVDGVSMYYNVACSFFDAGNERRDERISLYRDARRRRIDYSAGQGMLALRELYDGKSVESRALVTAYNPEYGIVWQDSVTLPCSVPLSWIVSEYEVQSATASEDIEVGKLPGELIGHRFFRRDGTVRLVVDNPAKFPFWYTICMGDKTIAKGYATELDFARKDNGRKGYSMQIAYLQGENARTIRGELPFTEKNISMEVTTAATVYPGQSAKVEVAVKDRKGRPVKNADVTAYAFTSKFEALPPAVAIYGKSASGKTITPKNYEADEEFLFNIRTGMDWPLWRQRMGLDSIEYYKFLYPEPFYAYAEEAPGRLTQLSPYVVVDGEVQGIHVLWIDEQPHYFKQAQQLTPYSFPIWPGLHTLRLRTYDREVTVENVYAGEGLKTIVSVDGGQSAVRPGEAPGDNRPVRISVREYDRKEKGMLTQCETALLTRHMITVDNTFGKATLLTGQPDRQSSYSVETELPGIINAGGVCYYLNGTQKQTRRYRPQAEAAILAGPFPYRGFTTGGIQVGTLYSDTLAVNSFEIEGGYRYDIRNNYLKQQSWEQNPIQRQLEPFTQAVCFGQDALTAESIRGIFRRRLADMVENESGLISAVPPISLMDSCRLQLAPGKLADGTRAQPIMVLLQSTGKYPASRLYYGTTTEIDRLPEGNLRVDLIFRDTTRCSATIRLRKGGINYLRMDSLVKEPADDRSRALFGKLERMLRVSRPAAPLADYKPAEAERDNPLRNPGRISEANLTGKVVTGTVRDPDGEPIAGASVQIDVTDTGTVTDTAGKFTLSDTGRGTLVVSYIGYRNFATKLISGYDYNIVLEEDYNALDEVVVVAYGKSGKRAVVGSRANSATVTTEVAFAEFDEQTETLPSTLAGMAAGIQVRGAGTIAGQAPMIVVNGVPYDGALSDFDRGSILSMNLVRDANTAIYGARAANGIIFIETSDRNAAGGDGFPLEAGMPNTLRTDFHDDAFWKPRLTIDKAGRLTFEVTYPDDITSWDANFIAVGGRRQADRKHLRIKSYKPLNAQLSVPRFAIAGDSLNAAGRLTNHTGDTLSVRRTIETDGRTAEKQIRIATSHTDAIPAVAGDADSIRIVYSLTTPGGYFDGERRAIPIYKAGILETHGEFAVLNDTAALRFTPDPALGTVTIHAEASAMQAFLDEIENIDLYPHLCNEQMASKVKALLSKKRIYTLFGRKFKDDDKVTNLLRKLAANQNDGKLWGWWNREQTELWISQQVVEALLDAETEGYKTGLDRQALTDALLAGLNRRMPAAASDSTGMRKNELLSLVGLLRKLDARIDYPRYCAFIASIPDATLGNRLRTAEMLQQFAPDGMPAADSLLALASRTMMGSLYWRDKTPREPTLRRFAQPDMSDVENTLTAYRILRAAGNRKAELEKIRNYFFEQRKSGSWRNTYESSRIVETIMPDMLEKDGGTFREASLTIDGQRFGKFPLTRTYEPGKEITVRKEGSMPVFFTAYQQAWNDKPEPAAEGFSVSTRFRKNGKPVTTLHAGERVELVATVTADSDAEYVMVEIPIPAGCSYDSKEKGDFWKEAHREYYKEKVAVFCNKLRKGTHTFTVRLLPRYTGSYRLNPARAELMYYPVFHGRNEMKKCGVAEAQEAR